From Spartinivicinus ruber, the proteins below share one genomic window:
- the hscB gene encoding Fe-S protein assembly co-chaperone HscB, translating to MIINAFDLSANYFELFDLPIQFDLDLANLASRYRQLQKVAHPDRFAGASEREQRIAVQYTAHINEAYSTLKKPTQRAIYLLSLKGVELDTENNTVMDSGFLMEQLEWREQLDEVKGSTDPDAAVAKLFQIFEKKSNSLQQQFVSAWQENTSKSLVLAASLAKQMLFVDKLLSEAELLEAELDD from the coding sequence ATGATAATCAACGCCTTCGACCTAAGTGCAAACTATTTTGAGCTTTTTGATCTCCCCATTCAGTTTGATCTTGACCTTGCGAATTTAGCAAGTCGTTATCGCCAGCTGCAAAAGGTCGCTCATCCAGACCGATTTGCAGGGGCTTCTGAGAGAGAGCAGCGGATAGCAGTTCAATATACTGCTCACATTAACGAAGCCTATAGTACCCTGAAAAAACCGACCCAACGGGCAATTTATTTGTTGTCACTGAAAGGCGTTGAACTGGATACAGAAAATAATACTGTAATGGACTCAGGCTTTTTGATGGAGCAACTTGAGTGGCGTGAGCAGTTGGATGAAGTGAAGGGTTCTACTGATCCAGATGCAGCTGTTGCTAAGCTTTTTCAAATTTTTGAAAAAAAATCCAACTCACTTCAGCAACAGTTTGTTAGTGCTTGGCAGGAAAATACCTCAAAGTCACTAGTCCTTGCTGCCTCCTTAGCAAAACAAATGCTTTTTGTTGATAAATTACTTTCTGAGGCGGAGTTATTGGAAGCGGAGCTTGATGACTGA
- the iscA gene encoding iron-sulfur cluster assembly protein IscA, with protein MAITLTESAANHVTRYLANRAKGVGIRVGIKTTGCSGLAYVLEFVDELASEDQVFESKGVKIVVDPKSLVYIDGTELDFVKEGLNEGFKFNNPNVSSECGCGESFNV; from the coding sequence ATGGCAATTACCCTCACGGAATCTGCAGCTAATCACGTGACACGTTATTTGGCTAATCGTGCTAAAGGTGTGGGCATTCGCGTTGGTATCAAAACTACCGGCTGCTCAGGACTTGCCTATGTACTTGAGTTTGTTGATGAGCTAGCTTCAGAAGATCAGGTGTTTGAAAGTAAAGGTGTCAAAATTGTAGTTGACCCAAAAAGTCTTGTTTATATAGATGGAACAGAGCTCGACTTTGTTAAAGAAGGCTTGAATGAAGGGTTTAAGTTTAATAACCCTAATGTATCCAGCGAGTGTGGCTGTGGTGAAAGCTTTAACGTGTAA
- the iscU gene encoding Fe-S cluster assembly scaffold IscU translates to MSYSNKVIDHYENPRNVGKLDADDPSVGTGMVGAPACGDVMRLQIKVNDEGVIEDAKFKTYGCGSAIASSSLVTEWMKGRTIDEAEQIKNTSIAEELELPPVKIHCSVLAEDAIKAAVQDYRSKKES, encoded by the coding sequence ATGTCTTACAGTAATAAAGTAATTGATCACTATGAAAACCCGCGTAATGTGGGCAAGTTAGATGCAGATGACCCCTCTGTGGGAACTGGAATGGTCGGTGCTCCTGCTTGTGGTGACGTTATGCGCTTACAAATCAAAGTTAATGACGAAGGTGTCATTGAAGATGCCAAGTTTAAAACCTATGGTTGTGGTTCAGCTATCGCCTCGAGTTCGTTAGTGACTGAGTGGATGAAAGGCAGGACCATTGATGAGGCAGAGCAAATCAAAAACACCAGTATTGCTGAAGAGCTGGAGTTACCTCCAGTTAAAATTCACTGTTCTGTGTTAGCAGAAGATGCGATCAAAGCAGCAGTTCAAGATTACCGCAGCAAGAAAGAAAGCTAG
- a CDS encoding IscS subfamily cysteine desulfurase, with translation MKLPIYLDYSSTTPVDPRVAEKMSEYLTTNFGNPASRSHAYGWKAEEAVENARRQVADLVNCDPREIVWTSGATESDNLAIKGAAHFYQKKGKHIITSKIEHKAVLDTCRQLEREGFEVTYLEPNAEGIIEPQVVADAIREDTILVSLMHANNEIGVITDVAAIGEITREKKIIFHVDAAQSAGKIDIDLANLKVDLMSFSGHKVYGPKGIGALFVRRKPRVRIEAQIHGGGHERGMRSGTLPTHQIVGMGEAFRIAKEELASEQERLLALRNRFWDHFKDMEEVYVNGSYTQRLPGNLNVSFNYVEGESLIMSLKDLAVSSGSACTSASLEPSYVLRALGVNDELAHSSLRFTLGRFTTEEDVDYAAEQVCKAVSKLRELSPLWDMYKDGVDISKVEWVAH, from the coding sequence ATGAAACTACCGATATACCTGGATTATTCTTCTACCACTCCGGTTGACCCTAGAGTGGCTGAGAAAATGTCAGAATACCTGACAACAAACTTCGGTAATCCTGCCTCAAGATCCCATGCATATGGCTGGAAAGCAGAAGAAGCTGTTGAGAATGCCAGGCGGCAGGTGGCGGACTTGGTGAACTGTGATCCTCGTGAAATAGTTTGGACATCGGGTGCTACAGAGTCTGATAACCTGGCTATTAAGGGTGCGGCCCATTTTTACCAGAAAAAAGGCAAGCACATTATCACCTCTAAGATTGAGCACAAAGCGGTGCTCGACACTTGCCGTCAACTTGAGCGTGAGGGCTTTGAAGTCACTTATCTTGAGCCCAATGCCGAAGGTATTATTGAGCCTCAAGTGGTGGCTGATGCAATTCGTGAAGATACTATTTTGGTTTCGCTGATGCATGCTAACAATGAAATCGGAGTGATTACTGATGTTGCAGCAATCGGTGAAATTACTCGTGAGAAAAAAATAATTTTCCATGTGGATGCGGCTCAAAGTGCAGGGAAAATTGATATTGACTTAGCCAATTTAAAAGTCGATCTGATGTCATTCTCGGGCCATAAAGTCTATGGCCCAAAAGGTATTGGTGCACTGTTTGTTCGTCGTAAGCCTCGAGTAAGAATAGAGGCGCAAATCCATGGTGGTGGCCATGAGCGTGGTATGCGTTCTGGTACATTGCCGACTCATCAGATTGTGGGCATGGGCGAAGCGTTTCGAATAGCGAAAGAAGAGTTAGCTTCTGAACAAGAGCGCTTATTAGCTTTGCGTAATCGTTTTTGGGACCATTTTAAGGATATGGAAGAGGTATATGTTAACGGTAGCTATACCCAACGCCTGCCTGGAAACTTGAATGTTAGCTTCAACTATGTTGAAGGTGAGTCACTCATTATGTCACTTAAAGACTTGGCTGTATCTTCTGGCTCTGCTTGTACTTCTGCCAGTTTAGAGCCTTCTTATGTGCTAAGAGCTTTAGGGGTTAATGATGAGCTGGCCCATAGCTCTTTACGTTTTACTTTAGGGCGCTTTACCACAGAAGAAGATGTTGATTATGCAGCAGAGCAAGTGTGTAAGGCAGTGTCTAAGTTAAGAGAGCTATCACCGTTGTGGGATATGTATAAAGACGGTGTTGATATTTCGAAAGTTGAGTGGGTTGCTCATTAA
- the iscR gene encoding Fe-S cluster assembly transcriptional regulator IscR: MRLTTKGRYAVTAMLDLALHADKGPVALADISERQGISLSYLEQLFAKLRRNELVTSIRGPGGGYQLSRSSQAIHVAQVIDAVNESVDATRCHGKTGCQQGDTCLTHHLWCDLSKQIHNFLSGISLADLVAQREVRDVASRQEERVSSQKQSEQQPVERIDASSLT, encoded by the coding sequence ATGCGCTTAACTACCAAAGGCCGTTACGCAGTTACAGCAATGTTAGACCTTGCCCTACATGCTGATAAAGGGCCAGTTGCGCTTGCAGATATATCTGAGCGGCAGGGAATTTCATTATCTTATCTGGAGCAACTGTTTGCCAAACTAAGGCGTAATGAGCTAGTGACTAGTATTCGTGGACCTGGTGGTGGCTACCAGTTAAGCCGCTCATCTCAAGCAATCCATGTGGCTCAAGTCATTGATGCAGTAAATGAATCTGTTGATGCGACCCGTTGCCATGGCAAGACAGGTTGTCAACAAGGCGATACTTGCCTGACCCATCATTTGTGGTGTGATTTGAGCAAACAAATACATAATTTTTTGAGTGGTATTAGCTTGGCTGACTTGGTTGCTCAGCGGGAAGTACGTGATGTTGCTTCTCGCCAAGAGGAACGGGTGAGCAGCCAAAAGCAAAGTGAGCAACAACCAGTAGAGAGAATTGATGCTTCATCATTAACTTAA
- the cysE gene encoding serine O-acetyltransferase, protein MFERLREDIASVFDRDPAARNTFEVLTSYPGVHALLFHRLSHKLWCKGFKWLARFISSIARLLTGIEIHPGATIGRRFFIDHGMGVVIGETTEIGDDVTLYQGVTLGGTSWNKGKRHPTLANGVVVGAGAKVLGPFTVGENAKVGSNAVVTKPVPAGATVVGIPGRIIQKVSTNGVDPRHQAMAEKIGFDAYGVTQNMPDPVAKAVTSLLEHLHAVDTKIDVMCTGLKDLGINYCDKALPELNEEDFVSVKENGHSNSVVDSYSDQKSFNFESSAQAEQEVDEPAEEKDKDNVA, encoded by the coding sequence ATGTTTGAGCGTCTCCGAGAAGATATTGCCAGTGTTTTTGATCGTGACCCTGCAGCTAGGAATACCTTTGAGGTATTAACCAGTTATCCAGGAGTACATGCTTTACTGTTCCATCGTTTAAGCCACAAGCTTTGGTGTAAAGGTTTTAAGTGGCTGGCTCGGTTTATTTCATCTATTGCTCGTTTGCTAACGGGCATTGAAATTCATCCAGGTGCAACCATCGGGCGACGCTTTTTTATTGACCATGGAATGGGAGTTGTAATAGGTGAAACTACTGAAATTGGTGATGATGTAACTCTATATCAAGGGGTTACCTTAGGAGGAACCAGTTGGAACAAAGGTAAGCGTCACCCTACCTTGGCTAATGGAGTAGTTGTTGGTGCAGGTGCCAAAGTGCTTGGGCCTTTCACTGTTGGTGAAAATGCCAAAGTTGGCTCAAATGCAGTGGTCACTAAACCGGTGCCAGCAGGAGCTACGGTGGTGGGAATTCCGGGGCGAATCATTCAGAAAGTTTCTACTAATGGGGTAGACCCTCGTCACCAGGCGATGGCAGAAAAAATTGGCTTTGATGCTTATGGGGTAACGCAAAATATGCCTGACCCTGTCGCTAAGGCAGTAACAAGCTTGTTGGAGCATTTACATGCAGTTGATACCAAAATTGATGTCATGTGCACAGGCCTGAAAGACTTAGGTATTAATTACTGTGATAAAGCATTGCCGGAGTTAAATGAAGAAGACTTTGTTTCAGTAAAGGAAAATGGCCATTCGAACTCAGTGGTTGACTCTTATTCTGACCAGAAGTCTTTTAACTTTGAAAGCTCAGCTCAAGCTGAACAAGAGGTGGATGAACCTGCGGAAGAAAAAGATAAAGATAATGTCGCTTAG
- the trmJ gene encoding tRNA (cytosine(32)/uridine(32)-2'-O)-methyltransferase TrmJ, which produces MLDNIRVVLVNTSHPGNIGAVARAMKTMGLSDLRLVAPDEYPHPYATSRSAGAEDILDQAMVVSSLQKAVGDCQLVVGTSARERKIPWPLINPRECAELAGQACEASKQVAIVFGREDRGLTNDELALCNYHVNIPACEGYSSLNLGAAVQVVTYELRMYQLAQDKPVNNQLASHESAFPDASHEEVERFLAHFEELLTQIEFLDPTNPGMVMTRFRRLFQRAMLDSREVNMLRGVLSDTQRIIKQLSKTKS; this is translated from the coding sequence GTGTTGGATAATATTAGAGTGGTGTTAGTAAACACCTCTCACCCTGGTAATATTGGGGCAGTTGCTAGAGCAATGAAAACCATGGGGCTGAGTGATTTACGGTTAGTTGCACCAGACGAATACCCTCACCCTTATGCTACAAGTCGGTCGGCAGGTGCTGAAGATATACTTGATCAGGCTATGGTTGTGTCTAGTTTGCAAAAGGCTGTTGGGGATTGTCAGTTAGTAGTAGGCACCAGTGCCCGTGAAAGGAAAATACCTTGGCCATTGATCAACCCTAGAGAGTGTGCTGAGCTAGCAGGGCAAGCCTGTGAGGCAAGTAAACAAGTTGCTATCGTATTTGGGCGAGAGGATCGTGGTTTAACTAATGATGAACTGGCTCTGTGCAACTACCATGTCAATATTCCAGCTTGTGAAGGTTATAGTTCATTGAATCTTGGGGCAGCAGTTCAAGTTGTTACTTATGAGCTTCGAATGTATCAGCTTGCGCAAGATAAACCAGTAAATAACCAGCTAGCATCCCATGAAAGTGCCTTTCCTGATGCTTCCCATGAAGAAGTAGAACGATTTTTAGCTCACTTTGAAGAGTTGCTTACTCAAATTGAGTTTCTTGACCCCACTAATCCGGGGATGGTTATGACAAGGTTCCGCCGTTTATTCCAGCGAGCCATGTTAGATAGTAGAGAAGTTAACATGCTGCGCGGTGTTTTGTCTGATACCCAACGGATAATCAAACAACTTAGCAAGACTAAATCATAG
- a CDS encoding inositol monophosphatase family protein, translated as MQPMLNIALRAARNAGDVIERAIEQLDVLAVNKKGERDFVTEVDQAAEKVILRTLKKAYPNHGFYGEETGHHPGHGEGQEYLWIIDPLDGTTNFIHGIPHFAVSIACQYKGRIEHAIVLDPISKEEFSASRGRGAQLNGKRIRVSKNRPLNESLIATGFPFRPDQMDRIDDYLGMFKALVEQTAGVRRAGSAALDLAYVAAGRYDAYWEFGLSQWDIAAGILLVQEAGGLVSDFKGGHEFMDNGQIVCGNPKCFKTVLQQIQPHLSKGFK; from the coding sequence ATGCAACCAATGCTTAACATAGCCTTGAGGGCTGCCCGCAATGCTGGTGACGTGATAGAGCGCGCTATCGAGCAGCTTGATGTACTAGCCGTAAACAAGAAAGGCGAGCGCGACTTTGTTACTGAAGTAGACCAGGCTGCAGAAAAAGTTATTCTGCGTACATTAAAAAAAGCCTATCCAAATCATGGGTTCTATGGAGAAGAAACAGGCCATCACCCTGGCCATGGCGAAGGTCAAGAATACCTCTGGATAATTGACCCACTTGATGGCACCACTAACTTTATTCATGGCATTCCTCACTTCGCAGTTTCCATTGCTTGTCAATATAAAGGCCGTATTGAACATGCCATTGTTTTAGACCCAATCAGTAAAGAAGAATTTTCTGCTAGCCGTGGCAGAGGTGCACAACTCAATGGTAAGCGCATTCGCGTCAGCAAAAATAGACCTTTAAACGAATCCTTAATTGCAACTGGCTTCCCTTTCCGTCCAGATCAAATGGATAGAATTGATGATTACCTTGGCATGTTTAAAGCGCTGGTTGAGCAAACTGCCGGGGTTCGTCGAGCTGGGTCTGCAGCCCTTGATTTAGCCTATGTAGCTGCTGGTCGTTATGACGCTTACTGGGAGTTTGGCTTAAGCCAGTGGGACATTGCTGCCGGCATATTACTAGTTCAAGAAGCCGGTGGACTGGTTAGCGATTTTAAAGGTGGCCATGAATTCATGGATAACGGTCAGATTGTTTGCGGCAACCCAAAGTGTTTTAAAACAGTATTGCAGCAAATTCAGCCCCACCTATCAAAAGGCTTCAAATAA
- the secF gene encoding protein translocase subunit SecF, with product MNDNNEKVLNFMGGRVVAAALSIALVLGSIISLFSSQLQFGLDFTGGTLIELGYDKTADLENIRKELQSAGYPDAVVQDFGSDKDVLVRIAGDKPSLGNDVAAILKSSYDGEIELRRSEFVGPQVGEELREDGGLGMLLALGVVMLYIAARFQFKFALGAVLALAHDVIITLGVFSVFNLSFDLTVLAALLAVIGYSLNDTIVVADRIRENFRKLRKATPIEVINASLTQTLGRTLVTSLTTLLVLVALFIYGGELIHNFALALIIGVGVGTYSSIYVAANILLLMKISREDLMPPEVEQEPADELP from the coding sequence ATGAATGACAACAACGAAAAAGTGTTGAATTTTATGGGCGGGCGGGTAGTCGCTGCTGCGCTCTCTATCGCCCTCGTGTTAGGCTCGATTATTTCGCTCTTTTCCAGCCAACTGCAATTTGGTTTGGATTTTACAGGAGGAACTTTAATTGAGCTTGGCTATGATAAAACTGCCGACTTGGAAAATATTCGTAAAGAGTTACAGTCTGCTGGCTACCCTGATGCGGTAGTGCAAGATTTTGGCTCAGATAAGGATGTGTTGGTACGTATTGCAGGTGATAAACCATCACTGGGGAATGATGTGGCTGCAATACTCAAATCATCTTATGACGGAGAAATTGAGTTAAGGCGTTCAGAGTTTGTTGGTCCTCAAGTGGGTGAAGAGCTACGAGAGGATGGTGGACTGGGTATGTTGCTAGCGCTTGGAGTGGTGATGCTTTATATCGCTGCTCGTTTCCAGTTTAAGTTTGCGCTGGGGGCTGTACTAGCATTGGCCCATGATGTCATTATTACACTTGGTGTTTTTTCTGTTTTTAATTTGAGCTTTGACCTAACCGTGTTGGCTGCACTACTAGCTGTTATTGGTTATTCACTGAATGACACCATTGTTGTTGCTGACCGTATTCGTGAAAACTTTAGAAAATTAAGGAAAGCAACGCCAATCGAAGTGATAAATGCCTCCCTTACTCAAACATTAGGCAGAACCTTGGTTACTTCGCTTACTACGTTGTTAGTGTTAGTGGCATTATTTATTTATGGTGGTGAATTAATTCATAACTTTGCGTTAGCTTTAATTATTGGTGTTGGTGTTGGTACTTATTCATCAATTTATGTGGCAGCTAATATACTGCTGCTGATGAAGATTAGTCGCGAAGACTTAATGCCGCCAGAGGTGGAGCAAGAGCCTGCCGACGAGCTTCCATAA
- the secD gene encoding protein translocase subunit SecD: MLNKYPIWKYFLIIFIVSIGVIYALPNLYQDDPAIQISHDRSVNPISESTLQQAKERLQKQNIEIKAFEVTSKGGGLLRLTSFEDQLKAKSIIKDWLGDEYIVALNLAATTPDWLRSMGAGPMKLGLDLSGGVHFLLEVDMGKAIATRLKGIHNEVRSELGKQSVRYKVANHSTNTRWVLNFKNEGNRDKAISMIRGKYTDLQVNAGEDGAVYWVSYQFSELKVKDIEDYAIKQNLTSLRNRVNELGVSEPLVQRQGRNRIVVELPGVQDTAEAKKIIGKTANLEFRLEAPLDAKAGQYEIVDRKEGSQAKLEKKIIVTGDQVADARDSFDENGRPQVNITLSGGGGQLMNKSTRTNVGRRMAVIFIEERPYTKEVEQVVDGKTTIVKETRFKEERKVISLATIQSALGTQFRITGLDSVAESKELALLLRAGAFAAPMYFVEERTVGPSLGKENIELGFKSVVVGFILVLLFMLVYYKVFGLFANIALGLNLVLLIAFMSILSATLTLPGIAGIVLTVGMAVDANVLIFSRIKEEMKRGLPLQHAIHEGYDRAFVTILDANITTLLVAIILYGVGTGPVRGFAVTLSIGIVTSIFTAIVVTRGLVNLTHGGRQLKKLWI, encoded by the coding sequence ATGCTCAATAAGTATCCAATTTGGAAGTATTTCCTCATCATTTTTATTGTCTCGATAGGGGTAATTTATGCATTGCCCAATTTGTATCAAGATGATCCAGCCATTCAAATCTCCCATGATCGGTCTGTAAATCCAATTTCTGAGTCAACCCTTCAGCAAGCCAAAGAGCGCTTACAGAAGCAAAATATTGAGATAAAAGCATTTGAAGTGACTAGTAAAGGTGGGGGGTTACTCAGGCTAACTAGCTTTGAAGATCAGTTGAAGGCTAAGTCAATTATTAAAGATTGGCTAGGGGATGAATATATTGTTGCCCTCAACCTAGCAGCAACGACACCTGATTGGCTGCGGTCGATGGGGGCAGGCCCAATGAAACTGGGCTTGGATTTGAGTGGGGGCGTTCACTTTTTATTGGAAGTGGATATGGGTAAAGCTATTGCTACTCGGTTAAAAGGTATTCACAACGAAGTTCGCTCAGAGCTTGGTAAACAAAGTGTACGCTATAAGGTTGCAAACCATTCTACCAATACTCGCTGGGTGTTGAATTTCAAAAATGAAGGCAACCGTGATAAGGCGATCAGTATGATTCGTGGTAAGTATACGGATCTTCAAGTGAATGCTGGTGAAGATGGCGCTGTTTATTGGGTGAGCTATCAGTTTTCTGAGCTAAAAGTAAAAGATATTGAGGATTACGCTATTAAGCAGAACCTGACTTCACTGCGAAATCGGGTTAATGAGCTAGGGGTTTCAGAACCACTGGTACAACGACAAGGCCGTAATCGAATAGTTGTTGAGCTGCCAGGTGTGCAAGATACTGCGGAAGCTAAAAAAATCATTGGTAAAACCGCTAACCTGGAGTTTCGTTTAGAAGCCCCTCTTGATGCCAAAGCAGGTCAATATGAAATTGTTGATCGCAAAGAGGGCAGCCAGGCTAAGTTAGAAAAGAAAATTATTGTGACGGGAGATCAGGTTGCTGATGCTCGTGATAGCTTTGATGAAAATGGCCGCCCTCAAGTTAATATCACCTTGAGCGGAGGTGGTGGTCAGCTGATGAATAAGTCGACTCGTACTAATGTTGGTCGTCGCATGGCAGTTATTTTTATTGAAGAGCGGCCTTATACCAAAGAAGTTGAGCAAGTGGTTGATGGTAAAACCACCATTGTCAAAGAAACAAGGTTTAAAGAAGAAAGAAAGGTTATTAGCTTAGCCACTATTCAATCCGCGCTGGGTACTCAATTTAGAATCACTGGTTTGGACTCTGTTGCAGAGTCCAAAGAGTTGGCTCTGCTACTAAGAGCGGGTGCTTTTGCTGCGCCAATGTACTTTGTTGAGGAACGTACTGTTGGTCCAAGCTTGGGTAAAGAAAATATTGAGCTGGGCTTTAAGTCTGTGGTGGTAGGCTTTATTTTGGTGCTGTTATTTATGCTGGTTTATTACAAAGTATTTGGTTTATTTGCCAATATTGCTTTGGGGTTAAACCTGGTTCTGTTAATCGCCTTTATGTCTATCTTATCAGCTACTCTGACTTTGCCAGGTATAGCAGGGATTGTATTGACTGTGGGGATGGCGGTGGATGCGAATGTGTTAATTTTCTCCAGAATTAAAGAAGAAATGAAGCGTGGATTGCCCTTGCAGCATGCTATTCATGAAGGTTATGACCGTGCCTTTGTGACAATTCTGGATGCAAATATTACCACCTTGTTAGTCGCTATTATTCTTTATGGAGTGGGCACTGGCCCAGTACGAGGTTTTGCTGTCACTTTATCTATCGGTATTGTGACTTCAATTTTTACTGCCATCGTAGTGACGCGTGGATTGGTTAATTTGACCCATGGTGGTCGTCAACTGAAAAAGCTGTGGATATAA